The Phaeobacter sp. G2 genome has a segment encoding these proteins:
- a CDS encoding universal stress protein — translation MSIKNILIAHSGSAGFPSSVKHAAKIAAKHDAWLTCVYGNASSYFEHVLGLTEDLLDKLGSARNEKIAAARDLFQQAAAEAGLAERSRFIMPNEIGKMNLPELARNFDFVVTGYHSNLPTDEFRVVSPDMISLQSGRPVLVVPNGYSTDQLASHALVAWDGKRSAARALNDAMTILEEKPRRVTILSVGSSFPKMPEGADILTHLKRHNVDAEHVIRPKSKGGIAEVIQETARELDAKLIVMGAYEHSKFSQDLFGGVTHEATRTSKVPVFMSH, via the coding sequence ATGAGCATCAAGAACATCCTTATTGCACATTCCGGTAGCGCAGGCTTCCCAAGCAGCGTTAAGCACGCGGCAAAAATCGCCGCAAAGCACGATGCATGGCTGACTTGTGTCTATGGGAACGCATCCTCGTATTTCGAGCATGTTCTTGGTTTGACAGAAGATCTTCTCGACAAGCTTGGCAGTGCAAGAAACGAGAAAATTGCAGCAGCACGTGATCTGTTCCAACAGGCGGCTGCCGAGGCAGGCCTTGCAGAGCGGTCCCGCTTTATTATGCCGAATGAGATTGGCAAAATGAACTTGCCAGAGCTGGCGCGAAATTTCGATTTTGTCGTTACCGGCTATCATTCCAACCTACCAACAGATGAGTTTCGGGTCGTCAGCCCGGATATGATCTCATTGCAGAGCGGCCGACCCGTTCTTGTGGTTCCGAATGGATATTCTACGGATCAGCTTGCATCGCATGCACTTGTCGCATGGGACGGAAAGCGTTCTGCGGCCCGGGCGCTCAACGATGCAATGACGATCCTCGAGGAAAAGCCGCGTCGGGTGACAATACTAAGTGTTGGGTCTAGCTTTCCGAAAATGCCGGAGGGGGCGGATATCTTGACGCATCTGAAGCGTCATAATGTCGACGCAGAGCATGTTATCCGTCCAAAAAGCAAGGGCGGTATCGCCGAGGTTATTCAAGAGACGGCCAGAGAACTGGACGCAAAGTTAATCGTGATGGGGGCGTACGAACATAGCAAGTTCTCTCAAGACCTTTTTGGTGGTGTCACGCATGAGGCAACGAGGACCAGTAAAGTTCCGGTTTTTATGTCTCACTAG
- a CDS encoding TniQ family protein, with amino-acid sequence MGEACLEHSAPTHRGVRVTVNPLPRRPPPVSDELLSSWIGRLARANHCSVEELCGYLGLGQGRVPEHAGDLGHVNWARLCPAVQQTRDEIAAMTLPDTTHHPAQCVSSDDFQSCANCSKQTSGLVLRHWRFAWSLTCENCGRPLVARHPADGLSNRLRVRAARGAALLKTAVAAADLRHMQRISHTLCLLQVLELVYSVPLTSRCQLERSIALAAVDVCSARPLLGVAILLRGNEQAFWDLRRAFPQRRRLIEKVRKLSMNLDMRLPRRRRQESSPVDRSARATSPKKTSAQALDAARQAISELGADADRQALLARADAIWKRQSCVSH; translated from the coding sequence ATGGGCGAAGCATGCTTGGAGCATTCCGCGCCAACCCATCGCGGAGTTCGGGTGACCGTGAACCCATTGCCGCGTCGACCGCCACCGGTATCCGACGAGCTTCTCTCGAGCTGGATCGGGCGGTTGGCCCGGGCCAATCATTGTTCCGTCGAAGAGCTTTGCGGCTATCTCGGTTTGGGGCAGGGCAGGGTGCCGGAGCATGCGGGTGACCTTGGGCATGTGAACTGGGCTCGGCTATGTCCGGCGGTTCAGCAGACCCGGGATGAGATCGCGGCCATGACCCTCCCGGACACGACGCATCATCCCGCTCAATGCGTATCTAGCGATGACTTCCAAAGTTGCGCAAACTGCTCGAAACAAACCTCGGGACTGGTCCTGCGCCACTGGCGCTTCGCCTGGTCGCTGACTTGCGAAAACTGTGGTCGACCTCTTGTGGCGAGGCATCCGGCCGATGGTCTATCAAACAGGCTACGTGTCCGCGCCGCTCGGGGCGCGGCATTGCTGAAGACGGCGGTTGCCGCCGCCGATCTGAGGCACATGCAGCGGATCAGCCATACGCTGTGCCTCTTACAAGTACTTGAGTTGGTATACAGCGTGCCACTCACGTCGCGGTGTCAACTGGAGCGGTCAATAGCACTCGCAGCTGTCGATGTCTGCTCAGCCCGTCCATTATTGGGAGTGGCCATCTTGCTGCGCGGAAATGAACAAGCATTCTGGGATCTCCGACGCGCCTTTCCTCAGCGCAGACGTTTGATTGAGAAGGTGCGCAAGCTGTCGATGAACCTCGATATGCGACTTCCGCGAAGACGTCGGCAGGAAAGCAGTCCCGTTGACCGATCTGCCAGGGCGACGTCGCCCAAAAAGACGTCTGCGCAGGCCCTAGACGCTGCCCGTCAGGCCATCTCCGAGCTCGGTGCCGATGCAGATCGTCAAGCGCTTCTGGCACGAGCCGATGCAATCTGGAAGCGCCAAAGCTGTGTCAGCCACTGA
- a CDS encoding TniB family NTP-binding protein produces the protein MTPEERIDRIRSDHWIAFDRATIVLNRLTSLMEMPQQSRMPGLMVYGSSGIGKTMIAKRMASKYPTQYNAELGITKTPILLVQAPPAPDERRFYQHILSTIGAPMWGRHTVSELEVRALSHLRDMDLKMLMIDEVHNLLAGSYREQRRFLNMLRFLANDLCASLVVFGVNEALEAVRGDDQLARRLDEHYLPLWEDDVEFSRLIQTLIAAMALEQRSGLTVASLRTILKVTGGVTSRVFIMIKSLAIDAIETGEERITDEAVQAWQPVWAKHAWSIPRQPIAEFG, from the coding sequence ATGACCCCAGAAGAAAGAATTGACCGCATCCGCAGCGATCATTGGATCGCATTCGACCGTGCCACGATTGTTCTCAACCGATTGACGTCCCTGATGGAAATGCCGCAGCAGAGCCGGATGCCTGGCCTGATGGTCTATGGCAGTTCCGGTATTGGCAAGACGATGATCGCCAAGCGCATGGCCAGCAAGTATCCGACGCAGTACAACGCAGAACTGGGCATCACGAAGACCCCCATCCTGCTGGTTCAGGCGCCGCCAGCGCCGGACGAGCGACGCTTCTACCAGCACATCCTTTCGACGATCGGGGCGCCGATGTGGGGGCGGCATACCGTGTCCGAACTTGAGGTCCGCGCGCTCAGTCATCTTCGGGATATGGACCTGAAGATGCTGATGATCGACGAGGTGCACAATCTGCTTGCCGGTAGTTACCGGGAGCAACGCCGGTTCCTGAACATGCTGCGGTTCTTGGCCAACGATCTCTGTGCCTCGCTTGTCGTTTTCGGTGTCAACGAAGCGCTCGAGGCCGTCCGCGGTGACGACCAACTGGCCCGTCGCCTGGACGAACACTACCTGCCGCTCTGGGAGGACGACGTGGAGTTCTCTCGGCTCATCCAAACGCTGATTGCCGCGATGGCACTTGAGCAGCGGTCGGGCCTCACGGTTGCGTCGCTTCGGACAATCCTGAAAGTGACGGGCGGTGTGACCTCGCGCGTGTTCATCATGATCAAGTCCTTGGCCATCGATGCGATCGAGACGGGTGAGGAGCGGATCACCGATGAGGCCGTTCAGGCCTGGCAGCCGGTATGGGCGAAGCATGCTTGGAGCATTCCGCGCCAACCCATCGCGGAGTTCGGGTGA
- a CDS encoding Mu transposase C-terminal domain-containing protein encodes MVSERLAKHRAAVLRPILELEKKGEPISAAIGDAAWELGLAKSHTWSLYRRLRENDGRAAALELSRRGPKPGSKRIAREVEDLIDERLRRYYLVRERSSFLRIWREIRSECEAKGFQPPARKTLKARLDAMDEKEIVRKRRGAKEANKTFAARPGRLAVGTPLEIVQIDHTLADIILVDHVDRRPLARPYLTVAIDVATRIVLGVFVSFDAPSVLSIALCLDHCVRRKSIHVPGKLEELVWPTSGIPKAIHVDNAQEFHSDAFSSACEDWGIAVEYRPPGATHFGGHIERLIGTAMGAVHVLPGTTQSSAAEKGDYDSEKHAALTLAEFEDWLHLEICRYHNTRHEALGRTPLAAWADLGGDTAGRQVVDVEAFRTSFLPFELRQLGRTGITLFGVHYWSDAFASLVGRGSGKVQVKYDPRDLSQVWVLVNDGRMIPARYRDLSHPRISLWESRRARKEWQDRHGGRINEKALFQVIDAQRRLAEAARQKTRTARLESERETRLPKHQPRRDPSREMFAIDTGNPDLPTYPIEEFDDPRRKN; translated from the coding sequence GTGGTCAGCGAGCGTCTTGCAAAACATCGAGCAGCAGTCCTCCGTCCGATCCTGGAACTTGAGAAGAAGGGTGAGCCGATCAGTGCGGCAATCGGAGATGCTGCTTGGGAACTAGGTTTGGCGAAGAGCCACACCTGGTCGCTTTACCGCCGTTTGCGCGAGAACGATGGGCGGGCCGCAGCACTGGAACTCAGTCGCCGGGGGCCGAAACCGGGGTCGAAACGGATCGCGCGAGAAGTCGAAGACCTCATCGATGAACGCCTACGGCGCTATTATCTGGTCCGCGAACGCTCCAGCTTTCTGCGAATTTGGCGTGAGATCCGTTCGGAATGCGAGGCAAAGGGCTTCCAGCCACCGGCACGAAAAACGCTGAAAGCTCGGCTCGATGCAATGGACGAGAAAGAGATTGTTAGAAAGCGCCGTGGTGCCAAGGAGGCGAACAAGACTTTTGCGGCACGTCCGGGCCGGCTTGCGGTTGGAACGCCACTGGAAATTGTTCAGATCGATCACACCTTGGCCGACATCATTTTGGTCGATCACGTGGATCGGCGACCGCTTGCGCGCCCATATTTGACGGTAGCCATCGATGTTGCAACCCGGATCGTTCTCGGGGTCTTCGTCAGCTTTGATGCACCATCAGTTCTTTCGATCGCGCTCTGCCTCGATCATTGTGTGCGTCGGAAATCGATCCACGTCCCAGGGAAGCTGGAAGAATTGGTCTGGCCGACATCCGGCATCCCGAAGGCGATCCATGTCGATAACGCGCAGGAGTTCCACAGCGACGCCTTCTCATCGGCCTGCGAAGATTGGGGCATTGCCGTCGAGTACCGCCCGCCTGGTGCAACGCACTTCGGAGGTCATATCGAACGTTTGATCGGAACGGCCATGGGGGCTGTTCATGTTTTGCCCGGGACCACGCAATCCTCCGCTGCCGAGAAGGGCGATTATGACAGCGAGAAACATGCGGCTCTGACCCTGGCCGAGTTCGAGGACTGGCTTCATCTGGAGATTTGCCGCTACCACAATACCCGCCACGAAGCCCTCGGGCGAACGCCGCTGGCCGCTTGGGCTGACTTGGGCGGAGACACTGCGGGGCGGCAGGTTGTCGATGTCGAAGCCTTCCGGACAAGCTTCCTGCCTTTTGAGTTGCGCCAGCTCGGGCGCACTGGGATCACTCTCTTTGGGGTGCACTACTGGAGTGATGCCTTCGCGTCGTTGGTCGGACGGGGCAGCGGCAAGGTGCAGGTGAAGTACGACCCGCGGGACCTGTCGCAGGTCTGGGTTCTCGTCAATGATGGCCGCATGATCCCGGCTCGGTATCGGGATCTGAGCCACCCTCGGATATCGCTTTGGGAAAGTCGTCGGGCGCGGAAGGAATGGCAAGACAGGCATGGCGGTCGGATCAACGAGAAGGCCTTGTTCCAGGTGATCGACGCGCAGAGACGACTGGCCGAGGCGGCGCGTCAGAAGACAAGGACCGCCCGTCTGGAGAGCGAACGCGAGACGCGGCTTCCCAAGCACCAGCCGCGCCGCGATCCGTCCCGAGAAATGTTCGCCATCGACACTGGTAACCCAGACCTCCCCACTTATCCGATTGAAGAGTTTGATGACCCCAGAAGAAAGAATTGA
- a CDS encoding alpha/beta fold hydrolase translates to MDMQPKNSLVRYMLDRGHSVFVISWVNPTSDHADKDFADYMKLGPLAALDAIRDITREEKANILGFCIGGILVTATLAYLAAIGDDRVNSATTLATMVDFKDVGEIGVFVDENRLEVLRAHMEEKGYLEAYHLQDMFSMLRENDLIWSFFEANYLRGRKPRAFDLLYWNSDSTRLPAAMLLWYLKEVYLENRLRQPGGLEMNGVKIDLSKIETPVFVLATSEDHIAPWTSIYPATQILGGEVEFVLGGSGHIAGVINPPTERAKYGFRKSDTYPPEPANFLTKATEMPGSWWPYWADWLEAKDGKTVKPRKPVNRGKYKSIEPAPGSYVRAN, encoded by the coding sequence CTGGACATGCAGCCGAAGAACAGCCTGGTGCGCTACATGCTGGATCGGGGGCATTCCGTGTTCGTGATTTCCTGGGTCAACCCGACCAGCGATCACGCGGACAAGGATTTTGCTGATTACATGAAACTCGGACCGCTGGCCGCGCTTGATGCCATTCGCGACATCACCCGCGAAGAAAAGGCCAATATCCTCGGTTTCTGCATTGGTGGCATCCTGGTGACGGCAACGCTGGCTTACCTCGCAGCCATTGGTGATGACCGGGTCAATTCCGCCACGACACTGGCCACCATGGTCGATTTCAAGGACGTGGGCGAAATCGGCGTCTTCGTCGATGAAAACCGGCTGGAAGTCCTGCGTGCGCATATGGAAGAGAAAGGCTATCTTGAAGCCTATCACTTGCAGGACATGTTCTCGATGCTTCGCGAGAACGATTTGATCTGGTCGTTCTTCGAGGCCAATTACCTGCGCGGTCGGAAACCCCGGGCTTTCGACCTTTTGTATTGGAATTCGGATTCCACACGACTGCCTGCGGCCATGCTGCTTTGGTATCTCAAAGAGGTCTATCTAGAGAACCGGCTGCGCCAGCCCGGTGGATTGGAAATGAACGGTGTCAAGATCGATCTGAGCAAGATCGAAACGCCGGTTTTCGTACTTGCCACGTCCGAGGATCACATCGCCCCCTGGACCTCGATTTATCCAGCGACGCAGATACTCGGCGGCGAGGTTGAATTTGTCCTTGGCGGCTCGGGCCATATTGCCGGAGTCATCAACCCCCCGACCGAACGTGCCAAATACGGTTTCAGAAAAAGCGACACCTATCCGCCAGAACCAGCGAATTTTCTGACCAAGGCCACGGAAATGCCGGGGTCGTGGTGGCCCTACTGGGCGGACTGGCTCGAGGCCAAAGACGGCAAGACCGTCAAGCCTCGAAAGCCCGTCAACCGCGGAAAGTACAAATCCATCGAGCCGGCACCGGGAAGCTACGTTCGGGCGAATTGA
- a CDS encoding TetR/AcrR family transcriptional regulator: MPAIQWHRKTKDVEEQQELKRRAVLDVAARLFSTVGYKKTSLDDIAAELDLTKPALYYYARNKEDILMQCSLVSLEGVKLCFDAAQVSTGNGLDRLRVFFRSYAALVVSDFGSSLMREARRNLTGRNQDKLRQTLRDGQDFLEEIIKAGIEDKSIRQSSTKRLAQVLFSAFNQMPEWYNPDGSEPPEVIANQILELVSDGIRA, from the coding sequence GTGCCTGCAATCCAGTGGCATAGAAAGACAAAAGACGTCGAAGAGCAGCAGGAACTGAAGCGCCGTGCCGTGTTGGACGTTGCGGCGAGACTGTTTTCGACAGTCGGTTACAAGAAAACCTCGCTCGATGATATCGCCGCCGAACTCGATCTGACCAAGCCTGCACTCTATTACTACGCCCGCAACAAGGAAGACATCCTGATGCAGTGCTCATTGGTGTCGCTGGAAGGGGTCAAGCTTTGCTTTGACGCGGCCCAGGTATCAACTGGCAACGGCCTTGACAGGTTGCGCGTGTTTTTTCGTTCTTACGCCGCATTGGTTGTGAGTGATTTCGGTTCCTCATTGATGCGCGAGGCGCGCCGCAACCTCACGGGCAGAAACCAGGACAAACTGCGCCAGACCCTGCGCGATGGTCAGGATTTCCTTGAAGAGATCATCAAGGCCGGCATTGAAGACAAATCGATCCGCCAAAGTTCAACAAAAAGACTGGCGCAGGTGCTGTTCTCGGCCTTCAACCAGATGCCGGAGTGGTACAACCCTGACGGTTCGGAACCTCCTGAGGTTATTGCCAACCAGATCCTTGAACTTGTCAGCGATGGAATACGAGCCTAG
- a CDS encoding ABC transporter substrate-binding protein: MKKFAIALAFSALAAGAAIADPQGVTDDKITLGAYTDLSGPLAVWGVPEANGLRMRVDEINATGGIHGRQLEIVIEDMQYQVPRAIQAANKLLRRDKVFTMVGALGTPMNLAVMPQQLDAGVPNMYPISAAAEMAEPLHPMKYAFFRSYTEQFRAGVAYFHANGGFETPCVAQIANEAGESMTLGVEQQLHEIGMEIAAKTEHSATETDMVSSVTTLKNAGCDIVFLSTGVGDTIRIVATAKKLGFEPTFVASMVPYMDAVAQAADGAMEGLHLVSPFVYAEAGSADGEAKRILESYAEIYGEKMAPQAQLGYIFIDLIATALEAAGPELTTEGFLAATEAINGYVDPIGGQTVSFGPEDHQGVETLILAKVENGAWTVAARGLDY, translated from the coding sequence ATGAAGAAGTTTGCAATCGCGCTGGCATTTTCCGCGCTGGCCGCCGGGGCGGCGATCGCCGATCCGCAAGGCGTGACCGACGACAAGATCACGCTTGGCGCCTATACCGATCTCAGCGGTCCGCTGGCTGTCTGGGGTGTGCCCGAAGCCAACGGTCTGCGCATGCGCGTGGACGAGATCAATGCCACCGGCGGTATCCATGGCCGCCAGCTTGAGATCGTGATCGAGGACATGCAATATCAGGTGCCGCGCGCCATTCAGGCCGCCAACAAGCTGTTGCGCCGCGACAAGGTCTTTACCATGGTCGGCGCGCTTGGCACGCCGATGAACCTGGCCGTGATGCCGCAGCAGCTGGATGCTGGTGTGCCCAACATGTACCCGATCTCGGCAGCCGCCGAGATGGCCGAGCCACTCCACCCGATGAAATACGCCTTTTTCCGCTCCTATACGGAACAGTTCCGCGCGGGCGTGGCCTATTTCCACGCAAACGGCGGGTTTGAGACGCCCTGCGTCGCGCAGATCGCCAATGAAGCGGGCGAGTCGATGACGCTGGGTGTTGAGCAGCAATTGCACGAGATCGGCATGGAGATCGCCGCCAAGACCGAGCATTCGGCCACCGAGACAGACATGGTCTCGTCGGTAACCACGCTGAAGAATGCCGGCTGCGATATCGTGTTCCTGTCAACCGGCGTGGGCGACACGATCCGTATCGTTGCCACTGCCAAGAAGCTGGGTTTTGAGCCCACTTTCGTGGCCAGCATGGTGCCTTACATGGACGCCGTGGCCCAGGCGGCCGATGGCGCGATGGAAGGGCTGCATTTGGTGTCGCCTTTCGTCTATGCCGAAGCTGGCAGCGCCGATGGAGAAGCCAAGCGCATCCTCGAAAGCTATGCCGAGATCTACGGCGAGAAAATGGCGCCGCAGGCCCAGCTTGGCTATATCTTCATCGATCTGATCGCAACCGCGCTCGAAGCGGCCGGTCCGGAGTTGACCACCGAAGGGTTCCTTGCCGCGACCGAAGCGATCAATGGTTATGTCGATCCGATCGGCGGCCAGACCGTCAGCTTCGGCCCCGAAGATCACCAGGGGGTGGAAACGCTGATCCTGGCCAAGGTTGAAAACGGCGCCTGGACAGTTGCAGCCCGGGGCCTCGACTACTAA
- a CDS encoding long-chain fatty acid--CoA ligase, with translation MNDISTQNWTPPVFEIDGCDTLPKLFRQNCRKFGSAIAIRERDFGIWEEYTWTDYYHRSRQAGCALMALGVDAGDVVAIISEDNKEWVFSDLGIQCIGAVTHGLYPTLQEKQVAYQLNDSGAKVLFVEDEEQLDKYLLVQDELPGIEKVVVYDMEGLRRFEHDKVMGWEAFLELANDSDASIQAAFESRLDAGKGEDIATLIYTSGTTGAPKGAMISHRFFLAQADNHPEMPLGPGDEILTFLPLCHAAERIISVATPIRHGITINIAESGETFNADIQEVAPTFIFAVPRVWEKFYSRISFIMNDATAFGRFAYTQALKVAERRAAVLAEGKKAPLSLSLLHKALDFLVLRNIRVELGLARAHTIVSGAAPISARLLSWFNALGVSVQEAYGQTETGIVTATVPGQSPIGSIGRAMRGVEAKLAEDGEILIRARSNFSGYLSQPEKTAETMVDGWVHTGDVGKMDDNCDLTILDRKKDIIITAGGKNITPSQLENELKFSPYISDAVIIGDKRKYLTVLIMIDQETVEKYAQDKRIPFSNYKSLCESEPIIELIGNEVDRANSGFSPVEQVKKFRLIDVLLTAEDEELTPTMKLKRNEVERKYKDLIDTMY, from the coding sequence ATGAACGACATCTCTACACAAAACTGGACCCCGCCCGTCTTTGAAATCGACGGCTGCGACACACTGCCCAAGCTGTTTCGGCAGAACTGCCGGAAATTCGGGTCTGCGATCGCGATCCGCGAAAGGGATTTCGGCATCTGGGAAGAATACACCTGGACCGACTACTATCACCGGTCCCGGCAGGCAGGTTGTGCGCTGATGGCCTTGGGGGTCGATGCCGGCGACGTCGTGGCGATCATCAGCGAAGACAACAAGGAATGGGTGTTTTCCGATCTCGGCATCCAGTGCATCGGCGCGGTCACCCACGGGCTCTACCCGACCTTGCAGGAAAAACAGGTCGCCTATCAGCTCAACGACAGCGGCGCCAAGGTGTTGTTCGTCGAGGACGAGGAACAGCTCGACAAATACCTGCTGGTACAGGACGAGCTGCCGGGGATTGAAAAGGTCGTTGTCTACGACATGGAAGGCCTGCGCCGCTTTGAGCATGACAAGGTCATGGGATGGGAGGCATTCCTTGAACTCGCCAATGACAGCGACGCAAGCATTCAGGCCGCGTTCGAGTCGCGCTTGGACGCCGGCAAAGGCGAGGACATCGCCACGCTGATCTATACCTCGGGCACTACCGGCGCGCCCAAGGGCGCGATGATCTCGCACCGGTTCTTTCTGGCGCAGGCCGACAACCACCCGGAAATGCCGCTGGGCCCGGGTGACGAGATCCTGACCTTCCTGCCGCTGTGCCACGCCGCCGAGCGCATCATCTCGGTCGCGACCCCGATCCGGCATGGCATCACCATCAACATTGCCGAGAGCGGCGAGACCTTTAACGCCGACATTCAGGAGGTGGCCCCGACTTTTATCTTCGCGGTGCCACGGGTGTGGGAGAAGTTCTATTCCCGCATCAGTTTCATCATGAATGACGCCACCGCCTTTGGCCGCTTTGCCTATACTCAGGCGCTGAAAGTGGCCGAACGCCGCGCCGCGGTGTTGGCGGAGGGCAAAAAGGCGCCGCTGAGCCTGAGCCTTTTGCACAAGGCGCTCGATTTCTTGGTGTTGCGCAATATCCGCGTCGAACTGGGTCTGGCGCGGGCGCATACGATCGTCTCGGGTGCAGCGCCAATCTCGGCGCGGCTGCTCAGTTGGTTCAACGCACTCGGCGTCTCTGTGCAGGAAGCCTATGGACAGACCGAGACTGGCATTGTCACTGCCACGGTTCCAGGCCAATCGCCCATCGGGTCGATCGGGCGGGCCATGCGCGGCGTCGAAGCCAAACTGGCCGAGGATGGCGAGATCCTGATACGCGCGCGGTCAAACTTCTCTGGCTACCTGAGCCAGCCGGAAAAGACCGCCGAGACCATGGTGGATGGCTGGGTGCATACCGGCGATGTCGGCAAGATGGATGACAATTGCGATCTGACCATTCTGGACCGCAAGAAGGACATCATCATCACCGCCGGCGGCAAAAACATCACGCCCTCGCAGCTGGAAAACGAGCTGAAATTCTCGCCCTACATCTCGGACGCTGTGATCATTGGCGACAAGCGCAAGTACCTGACCGTGCTGATCATGATCGACCAGGAAACGGTCGAGAAATACGCGCAGGACAAGCGCATCCCGTTCTCGAACTACAAATCGCTCTGCGAAAGCGAGCCGATCATCGAGTTGATTGGCAACGAGGTGGACCGTGCGAATTCCGGATTTTCGCCGGTGGAACAAGTGAAGAAGTTCCGCTTGATCGACGTGCTTCTGACGGCTGAGGACGAGGAACTCACTCCGACGATGAAACTCAAACGCAACGAGGTCGAGCGCAAATACAAAGACCTCATCGACACCATGTACTGA
- a CDS encoding ABC transporter ATP-binding protein, whose product MSEVLKVRNVETMYGRVMAIRGVSLSVREGTVVTVMGSNGAGKTTILKTISGALDPFKGEITFKGKAITGLDPDVIARTGVAHSPEGREVFALLSVKDNLMMGAYCRKDRDEVARDFEKVLGWFPVLREFLDKQAIYLSGGQQQMVALGRAFMARPSLMLLDEPSLGLSPRLISEIFAIIKRINVEEGMTMLLVEQNASVALPAADFGYVLETGRIVMEGERDVLMNSADIREFYLGIKADSARGDRRWKARKTWR is encoded by the coding sequence ATGAGCGAAGTTCTGAAAGTCCGCAATGTCGAAACCATGTATGGCCGCGTCATGGCGATCCGCGGTGTCAGCCTTTCGGTGCGCGAAGGCACCGTGGTCACGGTCATGGGATCGAACGGCGCTGGCAAGACCACTATCCTGAAAACCATCTCGGGGGCGCTCGACCCGTTCAAAGGTGAGATCACATTCAAGGGTAAGGCCATTACCGGCCTGGATCCGGATGTGATTGCCCGCACCGGTGTGGCCCATAGCCCCGAAGGACGCGAAGTGTTTGCGCTTTTGTCGGTGAAAGACAACCTGATGATGGGTGCCTATTGCCGCAAGGACCGCGACGAGGTGGCGCGCGATTTCGAAAAGGTGCTGGGCTGGTTCCCGGTCCTGCGCGAATTTCTCGACAAGCAGGCGATCTACCTGTCGGGCGGGCAACAGCAGATGGTGGCCCTTGGACGCGCCTTCATGGCACGGCCCAGCCTGATGCTGCTGGATGAGCCGTCGCTGGGTCTCTCGCCCCGGCTGATTTCCGAGATTTTCGCAATCATCAAGCGGATCAATGTCGAGGAAGGCATGACGATGCTGCTGGTGGAACAGAACGCCAGCGTCGCGCTTCCGGCCGCCGATTTCGGCTATGTGCTGGAAACCGGGCGGATCGTCATGGAAGGCGAACGCGACGTGCTGATGAACAGCGCCGATATCCGCGAATTTTACCTTGGCATCAAGGCCGACAGCGCGCGGGGCGACCGCCGCTGGAAAGCAAGGAAGACATGGCGATGA
- a CDS encoding ABC transporter ATP-binding protein — translation MSWLEVENVSLAFGGLKAVDNLSFSVEPGKVFTIIGPNGAGKSTVFNLICRIYDPLEGDIRFGGESLLGARPHEVINHGIARTFQNIELFEHASLLDNLLIGRFRHGRFSPLSELFFLPGQLRQELEHRRKAEEVIEFLDLEGYRHARVADLPYGVRKKTEMARALVASPEILLLDEPSSGLTTEETDDTAFVIEDIREDLGITVVMIEHDMKLVNKVSDKVLAINEGRFLATGSASEVQDDPDVQAAYLGGEAA, via the coding sequence ATGAGCTGGCTTGAAGTCGAAAACGTGTCGCTGGCATTCGGTGGGCTGAAAGCCGTCGATAACCTGAGCTTCTCGGTGGAACCGGGCAAGGTATTCACCATCATCGGTCCCAATGGTGCCGGCAAGAGCACGGTGTTCAACCTGATCTGCCGCATCTATGACCCGCTGGAAGGCGATATCCGCTTTGGTGGCGAAAGCCTGCTGGGGGCCAGGCCCCACGAAGTGATCAACCACGGCATCGCCCGCACCTTCCAGAACATCGAATTGTTCGAGCATGCCTCACTTCTGGACAACCTGTTGATCGGCCGGTTCCGGCATGGGCGGTTCTCGCCGCTGAGCGAGCTGTTCTTCCTGCCCGGCCAATTACGCCAGGAACTGGAGCACCGCCGCAAGGCGGAAGAGGTTATCGAGTTTCTCGATCTCGAAGGCTACCGTCACGCCCGCGTCGCCGACCTGCCTTACGGCGTGCGCAAGAAAACCGAGATGGCGCGCGCGCTGGTCGCCAGCCCCGAGATCCTGTTGCTGGATGAGCCCTCCAGCGGGCTGACCACCGAGGAAACCGACGACACCGCCTTTGTGATCGAAGACATCCGCGAGGATCTGGGCATCACCGTGGTGATGATCGAGCACGACATGAAGCTGGTGAACAAGGTCTCGGACAAGGTTCTGGCAATCAACGAAGGCCGCTTCCTGGCCACCGGCAGCGCCTCGGAGGTGCAGGACGACCCGGATGTGCAGGCAGCCTATCTAGGGGGGGAAGCGGCATGA